TACCGGTGGCCCGCCAGCCGGCGTCCGTCCACTCCCGGGCAATGTCCTGCACGGCACCCTCACGCAGCGCGAGACCCTGCGCGGCCGTGTCCAGGCCGAAACCGGGCGGCAGGCGACTGAGCTTCACGTCCGGGCCGCCGGGCGGGCGGTCAGGGGCTTGAAAACAAACACGCCCCCGAGTCTAGCGCGCCTGAGATGACGAAGGTCTGAACGTGGCGCAGATCGGAGTCCGGAGGTCAGGAGGATTGGTACTGGATACGCCAGACCTTTCCGGCACCATCGTCGGTCAGCAGGAGCGATCCATCGGCCAGGACGACCAGATCGACCGGGCGGCCCTCGGTGCGCTGCCCGTTCAGGAAGCCCGTGAGGAAGTCCGTGACCTTGCCGCTGGCCGGGTCGACCGTGACGACCTTGTACCCGCTCTTGGCGCTGCGGTTCCAGCTGCCGTGCAGGGCGATGAACAGCTGGCCCTTGTAAGCGGCCGGGAAGCTGGATCCCGTGTACGCGGCGAGCCCCAGCGGCGCTGCATGGGCGGTGGTCAGGGCGAAGGCGGGCGTGGCGTTCGTGCACGTGGACGCACTCTTCTTGCCGAAGTCCTTGTCCCACACCTGCGCCTCACCGGGCTTGGTGGTGTAGCAGTAGGGCCAGCCGTAGAATGCGCCCGCCTTGACCTTGTAGAAGCCTTCCGGCGGGATGTCGTCCCCGAGGTTGTCGCGGCCGTTGTTGGTGGAGTACAGCGTGTCGCCCACCCACTCGATGCCCACCGGATTGCGCAGGCCCGAGGCGTAGACCTTGCCGTTCTTGCCGTCGGCGTCGTAGACCCAGATGGCCGCGCGTTTGGGATCACTCTCCTCGCAGACATTGCAGGAACTGCCGGCCGCCACGTACATCTTTCCGTCCGGACCGAACTCGACCGTGCGGGTGGAGTGCCCGCCCCCGCTGGGCAGGCTGAGCAGCGTTTCGGGCTGGCCGCTGGCCTTCAGGTCGCCGGGCTTGTACGCGAAGCGCACCACCTTGTCCGTCTCGGCCACGTACAGGTACCCACCGTGAATGGCCAGGCCGTGCGGCTGGTTCAGGCCCGTGACATACACCTGTTTGCTGTCGGCCTTGCCATCCTTGTTGGCGTCCGGCATGACATACACGCTGCCCGCGCCCATGTCGCTGAGCAGCACATCGCCATTGCTGGCCACCACCATGAAGCGCGGCTGCTTGAAGCCCGTGGCGTACTCCGTGACCTTGAACCCGG
The Deinococcus sp. KSM4-11 DNA segment above includes these coding regions:
- a CDS encoding sorbosone dehydrogenase family protein; the encoded protein is MKSFLRPLTLALLTVSCTVPAPASAQTTPALKAPAGFKVTEYATGFKQPRFMVVASNGDVLLSDMGAGSVYVMPDANKDGKADSKQVYVTGLNQPHGLAIHGGYLYVAETDKVVRFAYKPGDLKASGQPETLLSLPSGGGHSTRTVEFGPDGKMYVAAGSSCNVCEESDPKRAAIWVYDADGKNGKVYASGLRNPVGIEWVGDTLYSTNNGRDNLGDDIPPEGFYKVKAGAFYGWPYCYTTKPGEAQVWDKDFGKKSASTCTNATPAFALTTAHAAPLGLAAYTGSSFPAAYKGQLFIALHGSWNRSAKSGYKVVTVDPASGKVTDFLTGFLNGQRTEGRPVDLVVLADGSLLLTDDGAGKVWRIQYQSS